The segment AGTGCAATGAattatgataaataattataggaggaaaagaaaagtcaacttaaatatatatttttcaatcaCGGAAGAAAAATACAAATAGATAATAAAAGAAGTTTGACCTTTGAATTAAGATAAAACAAACCATGAGAGACAAAACTGAAATTTCTGAAGAAAAAAAACATGTGAATGCATATGTCTTAATCAGTTgagtataaaaaatatataaaaaatggaGGGGAGAATCTAAAAATGGAGTCAAAGACTTCCATAACTGTCAACTGTCACATGAATCACAGAACAGAAGAAAATAGAATAAAAACAAAGTCAATGGGACAAGGGGAAGCTGCTTCACCTTAAGCCATGAAGGAACATTGCTTCGATAGCCAGTTGCAAGGATAACAGAGTCAATATCAAGAGTTTGGCCATTGACAAGCTCAACTTTTCCCCTTGAGAACTTTTTGATCCCTGGGACAATCTTGATTTTCCCAGATTTAATCTTCTGCAATGCACCAATGTCCAATACTGGTGTCTTCCCTGCAGTGTTTTTGAGCTCTAGAGGTCCCAAACAAGGCCTTTTCAGACCATATTTTTCAATATTTCCCAGTATTAGATAGGCTAAAATGATCAGTATCTTGTCAACAAGCCAAAGGGGTAGCCATTTCATCAATGAGACTGCAAATTCAAAAGTTGATGTACCAAAAACTTCCCTCGGCAACACATGGACCTGTTGATCAAATCAAAGCAACATGGttaattatattttgaaatatcATTACTTTATATTCATAGCAGAACCTTATGTTCGCTTACCGAGCTTCGAACAACCATCGATGGATTGGCATTGTGGTTGCAGAGGTCCAGAGAAACTTCCATGCCTGAATTCCCACATCCAACTACTAGAACACGCTCCCCAAAATAACTTTTACCAGATTTGTAGTCGCAAGCATGTGTAACATGGCCACCAAAATCTTCCAAGCCTTCGAATTCCGGAACTACTTTCTCCGCATTCTCTCCTGTGGCTACTGCAAGCCACCGGCAAATATATTCGACTTCCACCGGAATCGGACCGCCTGTTGAGATGGTTTTGACTCGCCATAAACCGAAAGTTTCATCGTACTTAGCCGACTGCACTGTCTCATTGAAATTTGGGTTTATATCAAAGTGTTTTGCATATGATTCAAGATATTTTATGAACTGGTGTTTAGTAGGGTACTCGGGGAAATCATCTGGGAATGGGAAGTAGGGTAACTGGCAATATTGCTTAGGAAGATGAAGCTTAAGCCGATCATAAGTCCGTTTCTGCCAAAGAGAAGCAATGCAGTCGGCTCGTTCAAGGATTATGAAGGGCACACCTTGGTTTTTAAGGCCTGCACCAACGGCCAGACCTGAGGGACCAGCCCCAACTATTACTGGTCCATTCACCCATATGCACCGTCGAGAAAGCATATGTATGTTAAAACAAATGGAAAACAGGAGTTGGGAGAGAGGTTTTGAAAGTGGTGATTAAGATGGAGAAGAAAAAAATGGATTGTTGTGTTTGAAATGATGTGTAGGGGAGGGGGAGGTGAAGGATTTAAATAGAGAGGGTGTTGGGCAATGGTGCCAATGGCCATGAGATAGcatgtgattttgaaaatgatTCTTTTTGGAGGTCAGTTCTCCAATGATAAGCACCTTCTatgataataattattattttattagttttgaTATCATGCACCAATAATCTCCAACTCTTATATTTTATGTCAActatacatcaagtaaacatttTATTATACTTATTTAAGGGTATTTGTGGAGTTTATATCAAtatgtaaaattaaattttatttgataatatgttttgatataataaattaaaatgtttttgaataaaagttaaaattaaacaaaattaacaAAGTGATTTCTCCAATGAAGTCTAAGAGATAAAATTTTGAATCGTTACTTTGaactcttagaaaatttttgaatcaACTTTATAATCaagtcaaaataattttaatcaaGTAAGAATTCTTTTAACTTGAAAAATCGTTTTTAAAACAAGTCAGTATAGCTTCAGgtcaaaaagtatcgatacttttcggCTAAGTAACGATAATTTTCAAAATATCGATACCTCTCTTAAAAATGGTACCAATTTGAACTTTTGTTTTTCACGATACCAGCTAAGTATCGATCTGGCATCAATACTTTTCATATGGTATCAATAAAATTTGTCTGGTATCGATATTTCAGCTTCAATAGTCACTGAATTTTGCATTTAATGCAAAAATTATCGATACCATTTTATATGGTACCAATACTTGCTGTTGCAAGTGGATTAAATGCATTGGTTTTCACATCCCTAATAACTCTATTCATATCT is part of the Gossypium arboreum isolate Shixiya-1 chromosome 5, ASM2569848v2, whole genome shotgun sequence genome and harbors:
- the LOC108452636 gene encoding probable indole-3-pyruvate monooxygenase YUCCA3 encodes the protein MLSRRCIWVNGPVIVGAGPSGLAVGAGLKNQGVPFIILERADCIASLWQKRTYDRLKLHLPKQYCQLPYFPFPDDFPEYPTKHQFIKYLESYAKHFDINPNFNETVQSAKYDETFGLWRVKTISTGGPIPVEVEYICRWLAVATGENAEKVVPEFEGLEDFGGHVTHACDYKSGKSYFGERVLVVGCGNSGMEVSLDLCNHNANPSMVVRSSVHVLPREVFGTSTFEFAVSLMKWLPLWLVDKILIILAYLILGNIEKYGLKRPCLGPLELKNTAGKTPVLDIGALQKIKSGKIKIVPGIKKFSRGKVELVNGQTLDIDSVILATGYRSNVPSWLKENELFSNDGVPKNPFPNGWKSKGGLYAVGFTRRGLSGASLDAISVALDIAKTWKDETKQKKKSVAARHRRCISHF